In Betta splendens chromosome 3, fBetSpl5.4, whole genome shotgun sequence, the genomic window GTCCTTCTGCTCTGTTACTCATGTTACATGTGTGACGGGAGAAATGATCTGCACAGTTCATACTGACCTGACTGCATAAACTTCCTCGAGTGCACGTTCCAAGTGATGGCTACAAACAGAGATGAAGTGGCTGCTGACTGTAGCAGAAGCTGAAGGAACTGGGTGGAGACAGGATGCTGGAGGAAGGGAGATAAGCCGGCCGCGTCCCACGGGaccagcagctacacagcaGTCTGACATCGtcacgtctctgctgctgcgttAAGTTCGCAGTTTGTCGTAATTTTTCGGGGCCCAAACCAGGCGGGAGACCTGGATGTCCCCGTTGTCTCCGATGCTCGGGTCCCAGCAGTACTCGGGAGAGAGCAGCTTGCTTGGCTTGTGAAGCCAGAAGTGCTTGTTGAGGTGACTCTCGTCGTGCCACTTTGCCTCCACGTCGTTAATTTTGTCCTCTATGATGTTTCTCAGGCAGCTGTCAGCCAGATGCTTGACGTTTTCACAGAAGCCTCCAAAGATGGCAGCGTGGTAGTAGTAATCTCCGTCCTCCATGAACGCTTTGGACTTGGGGTTCCTGTCGTACGTGTATCGCTCCTTGGGAAGTTTGTAGTAATGAGCGTGAAGCAGAGCCACAAATTCCCCCAGAGCCTCGGAGCCAAACCTTCCCTTGAACTCCTGATCCACGTCGAAGCAGAAGATGTAATCGAAGCGCCGGCCGATCTCCTTGTCTATGGTCTCTGAGATGGTCTTCATGCGCATCATGGAGATGTCCTGCCATCTGGAGTATCGTTTCACCTGGACAACCTTCAGGCTGCGCTGAGGGCCCAGTTTAAGTTTTGGTACCTTCTCTGGGTGGTCAGTAAACACGTAGTACGTCACCGGTAGCGACAGCATGAaatgctgctctgcagaaaCCAGGAAGGTGTTGAGGTAAGCGTCCAGGTACCttaggagagagaggagcagggaccTCGGGTCATTAGAGTAGCTAACTGCTCACACAGGGtgaatatgatgatgatgatggtgatgattattattattattacacacagacagacaaccattcacacacacactcacacctacagacaatctagagtgaccaatcaacctaatgggctgtgggaggaacctggagagaacccatgcgaacagacggagaacatgcaaactccacggAATCGAACCCCTTTCtcactgtgaggcgacagtgctcccactgcaccaccgtgccgcccgctaatattaatcatttttattatttaatgattaaatcgttttattttttgtatcaGAATATGATAAATATTTTCTGTTCTTGGGCCGTCTGTCATCAGTGAAGTTCCTCATGATCAATGAATGTGCAGCCGAACGCGACACACTGCTGTCACCTGAACAATTAACAATCACATCAACTGAAAGCAGATGTAGTGAGACACAAACCTgcccacagcaaacacagtgagAGCCACCGATGTCTGGAGCTCCACGTGAGCTTGGTCGTACAGGTTGGGGTCAAACATGCCCTCCCACATGATGGGAGCGTTCCAAGATGTGCGAGTCTCAACCGCTGGTCTGGCCCTGAAATAATCATAAAACAGACCAGtcgttttattattaaaacatcaaCGTTGATCTGCATTCCTAAAGGCTTTATTGTCAGCCTTTGGACCTGTTATGTGTAACTGATCCCCAGAaagtgcagacacagacacacactgtcacattcaCTTGTCACTTCCTGATTTTTGGCATCTATGCAAAATATAAATCCATCTGAACAGACATGTCATGTGGTTTGAAGGTCTGATAAGCATCAAGCACTGAACCCTGAGCTTCAgtttgtcaggttctggttctgtttttagttttattttgaaagtactcTGTTCATTGGCCATattatcatgttttgggtttctagtttccatttccggttttattttggtagtctcccaggtttctgtttcagttcgagcttcacttccagtttatgtcacgtcacagctgttcctgcttcacccggtcattacacacacctgttttaaatcagtaatcacttcttgtatttaaccaccacctgtgtccttagttctctgccagatcgttgtatgtgTGTAACCGTCATTGTCCAGTTCGTTGATCTAGCCCTACCGTGTATCGCGTACCCTGTTTTTTGACCGCTGATTCCGagctgcctaatccctgcctgtcctgtctgccttggtgttcTACTACTGCCTGTTCCCggccttgcctgcctgaccacgatcctaCGCTTGACGATTTGGTACAGTTATTCTACCTcttgtgtatgaaccttgcccgTCTATGACTCTGCCTGATCTGATCTcgtaacctggaataaaccatcaTTTATCACCATccaagctgtgttgtgctgtgcatgtgggtcctcatccgtgcgatcGTGACACAGTTAAGTCGTAACAGTTCTGAAGCTGAATTTAATCAGATCCTTTGTATGAATTCTTAAAGAAATCTCTTTTCCATGATTGGTTTTAGATTTTGAAatcacacaaatgcaaatgtacGGAGCCCCTGAAGAAAAGCAACGTCTGCAATCTGAGTGTCAGATTGGTGCTTCTTCATACATTATATTCATTTTAAGCACATCAGAGCTTTGCCTGCTGCTCGGCACCCGTGGTCCATGAGTCGCCTTTCAAAGCAGACGTTACTACTCAGTTACTGAGAGTCGACTCGTGGCAACTCCACTTCTTACTTCTAGAGTCCAAACTTTCACTTTCACTATGATCAAGTCTAGTTTGAGAACCTTCAACCGTTGCTATAGTGATGACTGCTTATGGTTCATCCACTgagagcagctgttgtcatgacaTTAAAGCTACTCTCACATGGGAACGTGCTGCAAACACAGGATGAATAAGTCAGAGAATCTAATACTTTGATTAACAATGTGGTTTCCTGTGATTGTGTACTAGATAGAATGACAGGAAACTAATTCAGCTCAAACTAAACTTCCTCCTCTACCGGTACATGAAGTTTGacctgtgtcaaaataaaagctcatgttttactgttttttcaatgaggcaacaaataaaaaactcCTACCCGTAGTCAAGTGTGTCGTTGAAGGTGATCCTCCTCCTTCTGACCTTTGATAAAGAACCATAGTGGGGCAAATATCTGACATGGAAACATGACCAGCTGTTAGGTCTTGAATTCAAACAGAGGCATTGTCTTCAGTCAACGCAGTGAGGACATAGGTACTCACCTAAAGGATATTAGAGTCAAGATGAAAATAAGCAGGCTGAAGTAGCAGAAGAGCCCAGTTCTCCTCAGCTTGCCTCTAATACAGCTGGTGCCATGCAAGAGTCAGGAGACGCCAGGTTAGTGGGCGCGTGGTCCAGCACAGACATCATTTTCTAGTAAAAGTCGTGAGCACTGGATAATCTCCACCATCAGCTGGACAAGATCAACTGTACCTCAGAGTGGCACACTGCTCGGTCATTTTCCCCAGGAGAGACATCCTCTGACAGAACCTTGAAGAAGAAAACGCACATCACACACTCATTTGGTCACTGTCCAGTCTTACGCTTCTGAGGGAAAGTGGAGCGTACAGTACGAGGGTGAAGTTCAGGTTCTTGTTATTCACAGGGAAACGTATTCACACTCTGAGCACAGCGATCTGTTGTAAGTCAAGTGAACCCTTCCCACTGAAACCTCTCACTATTGGTTGATTTCTCTGATACATTTCTGTGAGTAAATCTTTTTCTGATTTGTATTTATAAAATCAGCTGATTGAATTTGTCAGCGTGTTGATGTGGATCCAGCTCTGACAAACATTCTGTACGTTCGACCTTCAAACCAAACACTACTTCAACCACCAATgctgattgtttttttaacagcttAACACAACTAATAAACTATAAGCCCTGAACTTTGAAGACACTGTCGGTAAAAGAGGTGGAACGATAAAATGATCAACCTGAATCCCAAGAACGCATGTGGAGAAAGTATGTTTGTTTTGGATCCACCCACCAGACAGGTGTTTAATTAACCAAACAATTACTGGAAATTACTCTGTCATCACTAGTTGAGGCTGTTGCTTCTGCAGAACAACGGTAAATAATATAATGTTTATAAAGGGTTTGCATGAGTAACAACAGTGTATTAACAGGCAATGAAGCATTTCTAGTACAAGCTCCAGGTTCCTCAGGTTTAGTACACACAGGTGGAGCAGATAACAGCGTTACCGCTTGCTCCTCCCTCCTGAGTCATTCAGTGTCTTGCAAACATCTCACAGGAACAGCTGTGTTTTCAGCCTGAGACGTCTCTGGTTGGTggctcctcatcctgtctgctTCCAGTGAACATTTTCAATGTTGGTTACAGAAGGAGTCTACAGTAGGAGGCCACAGTAGGAGTCTATATTAAGAGGCCACTGTAGGAGTCTATAGTAACTACAAATTCTCCTACTCAAAGATagagctccttcttatcttaaagacctcatagttccttatgctcccagcagaacacttcgttctcagcgctgggctacttgtggttcctagagtgtttaaatgtagaacagggggcagagcttttagctccaagctcctctcctctggaaccagctccctcttcaggttcgagaagctgacacactctccacctttaagatcaggcttaaaaccttcctttttgataaagcttatagttagagatggttcaggtcactggcagtgattgttagtcacaggaaccatctcttagttaagctgcaatagacatagactgctgggacttaatttatacactgagctcctctgtttccttctacctcttctgtccaataacctccc contains:
- the LOC114852556 gene encoding alpha-1,3-galactosyltransferase 2-like, whose protein sequence is MSLLGKMTEQCATLSCIRGKLRRTGLFCYFSLLIFILTLISFRYLPHYGSLSKVRRRRITFNDTLDYGARPAVETRTSWNAPIMWEGMFDPNLYDQAHVELQTSVALTVFAVGRYLDAYLNTFLVSAEQHFMLSLPVTYYVFTDHPEKVPKLKLGPQRSLKVVQVKRYSRWQDISMMRMKTISETIDKEIGRRFDYIFCFDVDQEFKGRFGSEALGEFVALLHAHYYKLPKERYTYDRNPKSKAFMEDGDYYYHAAIFGGFCENVKHLADSCLRNIIEDKINDVEAKWHDESHLNKHFWLHKPSKLLSPEYCWDPSIGDNGDIQVSRLVWAPKNYDKLRT